Genomic segment of Arachis hypogaea cultivar Tifrunner chromosome 11, arahy.Tifrunner.gnm2.J5K5, whole genome shotgun sequence:
CCGGAAGGTTTGGATTGGCTCCGTCGGCAAACAGGAAAGCGACTGCAGGGCTGAAGCTGGAGGTGAGGGACTCAGGCTTACAGACTGGTGACCCAGCTGGTTTCACCCTTGCTGATACCTTGGCTTGTGGAACTGTTGGCCACATCATTGGTGTTGGGATTGTTCTTGGTCTTAAGAATACGGGTGCCttgtaaattaaaacaagaaaaatgaacaACCATTCCTGCATAATGCACCTGTAATCAAGTTTAGTGTGCTTTTAATTTTCTCATCACTTGAGAATGAACATTGTATGCCTCA
This window contains:
- the LOC112720457 gene encoding photosystem I reaction center subunit psaK, chloroplastic, yielding MATTMMTTLPQFNGLRPKFSAAPVQNLVAVQPMRRKGKGALGTRCDFIGSETNLIMVASTTLMLFAGRFGLAPSANRKATAGLKLEVRDSGLQTGDPAGFTLADTLACGTVGHIIGVGIVLGLKNTGAL